One part of the Bacillus sp. FJAT-45350 genome encodes these proteins:
- a CDS encoding RNA polymerase alpha subunit C-terminal domain-containing protein, producing MTVEKTLKVCEKGHKYFKSSECPSCPTCDNENKPNSGFLSKLSSPARSALVHEGIDTLQKLSKYTEKEILKIHGIGPASLPTMRKSLEEEGLSFKE from the coding sequence TTGACAGTAGAAAAGACTTTAAAGGTTTGTGAAAAGGGACATAAGTATTTCAAAAGTAGTGAGTGTCCAAGTTGTCCTACCTGTGATAACGAGAATAAGCCTAATAGTGGCTTCCTTTCAAAACTCAGTTCACCTGCAAGAAGTGCATTGGTTCACGAAGGGATTGACACTTTGCAAAAACTATCAAAGTACACTGAAAAAGAAATATTAAAAATTCATGGCATTGGACCAGCTTCCTTACCTACTATGAGAAAGTCATTAGAAGAAGAAGGTTTATCATTTAAAGAATAA
- a CDS encoding IS110 family transposase — protein sequence MNPVVGLDVSKGESEVQAFLDKGKPYHKSFSIKHDLDGLGSLLEYLEGLKAKTGIQPSVVLEATGHYHAPVVQFLEEHQYLLIIVNPLISHRAKSSSLRKVKTDAIDAYRLCELYYKEDLEPYKKRGIQLLNLRNLTRQHENITGLYVQTKLQFQAVLVQVFPEYTGVFGDLYSVVSLLVLKEYPASEDISAVTENALTNRIKELCKSRSIKWAEEKAQRLKQAAVRNPFQKTLYQSHLLSLSMYINMLLQYKKHLSELETEIDTLAKEIEEYKIIQSIPGIGEKIAATIISEIGEIDRFNHPKKLVAFAGVDPEVFESDKFKATLVRITKRGSSRLRHALYMAVRSGIRDCRKQKTTDEIIPRNKKLREFYDKKRNEGKLFKVAVIACVNKLLHWIYALLKNRTTFQDIA from the coding sequence ATGAATCCAGTCGTTGGTCTGGATGTGTCAAAAGGAGAAAGTGAAGTTCAGGCGTTTTTAGATAAGGGGAAACCCTATCATAAAAGCTTTAGTATCAAACATGACCTTGATGGGCTAGGATCATTACTTGAGTATCTGGAAGGTCTAAAAGCTAAAACAGGTATACAACCTTCGGTGGTTTTAGAAGCTACTGGACATTACCATGCACCAGTGGTCCAGTTTCTAGAGGAACATCAGTATTTATTAATCATTGTTAATCCTTTGATTTCCCATAGAGCCAAAAGCTCTAGTTTACGAAAAGTTAAGACCGATGCCATTGATGCCTATCGTCTTTGTGAGCTTTACTACAAAGAGGATTTAGAGCCATATAAGAAGCGTGGCATTCAACTCTTGAACCTTCGTAATCTTACAAGGCAACATGAGAATATTACTGGATTGTATGTGCAAACTAAACTACAATTTCAAGCAGTGCTTGTTCAAGTATTTCCTGAATACACTGGGGTTTTTGGTGACTTATATTCTGTTGTGTCTCTGCTTGTTTTAAAAGAATATCCTGCATCAGAAGATATTTCAGCTGTTACTGAGAACGCATTGACTAATAGAATTAAGGAATTATGTAAAAGTCGTTCAATAAAATGGGCAGAAGAAAAAGCTCAAAGACTAAAACAAGCAGCAGTTCGGAATCCATTTCAAAAGACACTTTATCAGAGTCATTTACTGAGTCTAAGTATGTATATTAATATGCTTCTTCAATACAAAAAGCATCTATCAGAGTTGGAGACTGAGATAGATACTCTCGCAAAAGAAATTGAAGAATATAAGATTATCCAATCTATCCCAGGTATAGGAGAAAAAATCGCGGCAACGATCATTTCCGAAATTGGGGAAATAGATCGGTTTAATCACCCAAAAAAACTTGTCGCATTTGCTGGAGTTGATCCAGAGGTATTTGAGTCAGATAAATTCAAAGCCACTCTCGTTCGCATTACAAAACGAGGATCAAGTAGGTTGCGGCACGCCCTATATATGGCTGTTCGTTCTGGTATTCGTGATTGCCGTAAACAAAAAACAACTGATGAGATCATCCCTAGAAACAAGAAATTAAGGGAGTTTTACGACAAAAAACGAAATGAAGGTAAATTATTTAAGGTAGCCGTCATTGCTTGTGTAAATAAGCTTTTACACTGGATCTATGCCCTTTTAAAAAACAGAACCACTTTCCAAGATATAGCCTAA
- a CDS encoding DUF4181 domain-containing protein, translated as MDVVIFFSLLTVIVVILSGISRLFLVRGEVTKVSETDGKKIERWGEGIIALTFVSLLFIIFDYQNLETLKWIFILYFIVSLSFQSVMEWKYLKGTKHLASLTIMVLSVIAIIGFFYATEAAKYTSFAELYSDNLNEHTVVKNISITINDLSENKKEPTATVTIDDKHMIQSILTDLSTIELKIHEDHYYNNTLKYTLSIDVKNPDKDKQNFFYRSSINLNIDQYSMSLLVTKYDIKTDTNHLSTIELLVDSQEVDWKYLND; from the coding sequence GTGGATGTAGTTATATTTTTTTCTTTACTAACAGTAATCGTTGTTATCCTTAGTGGAATTTCGCGATTATTTCTAGTGAGAGGTGAAGTAACGAAGGTTTCAGAAACAGATGGGAAAAAGATTGAACGGTGGGGTGAAGGGATCATTGCCTTAACCTTTGTCTCACTTCTGTTCATTATTTTCGATTACCAAAATCTCGAAACGTTAAAATGGATTTTTATTTTATATTTTATTGTATCCCTTAGCTTTCAGTCTGTGATGGAATGGAAGTATTTGAAAGGTACAAAACACCTTGCTTCACTTACCATAATGGTATTAAGCGTTATCGCTATTATTGGTTTCTTTTATGCAACAGAGGCAGCGAAATATACATCATTTGCAGAGCTTTATTCAGATAACCTGAATGAGCATACTGTTGTTAAGAATATCTCAATTACAATTAACGACCTTTCTGAAAATAAAAAAGAACCAACAGCAACAGTTACGATTGATGATAAGCACATGATTCAATCCATTTTAACTGACCTTTCTACTATAGAGCTTAAAATACATGAGGATCATTATTATAATAACACTTTGAAGTATACACTATCAATTGATGTTAAAAACCCTGATAAAGATAAACAGAACTTTTTTTATCGAAGCAGTATTAACTTAAATATTGATCAATATTCTATGAGTCTCCTCGTGACTAAATATGATATCAAAACTGATACAAATCATTTGAGCACGATCGAATTGCTCGTTGATAGTCAAGAAGTTGATTGGAAGTATTTGAATGATTAG
- a CDS encoding glycosyltransferase, which produces MKITILTLGSRGDVQPYVALAKELIKNHHEVVICTGATFKGFIEENGISFHTASADLMAIMESEEGSRVFNGGSFNLFKMMKFSKVVITPAYRRSMDDFYQASQEAELIIYHPKALGAVDIALHYNIPCICLPPVPIMYPTTEFPNFAVSPNKNLGPVLNRLSYKVVTLSELPFIKQINDFREKTLRLPKRKAGLYTYEMNDTPIPILYPISPFLFKEVDSWKERVFLSGFFFLDLEKETLSNEIEEFLKKDKKPIVVSFSSMPLKNPSSFKQKLIKALKETDNRAIVLTGTSGMKFNHEEDILAIEKAPHRLLFKRAKGIIHHGGVGTMSEALLSGVPQLIMPFTVDQPFWAYKLYKKRYSIKPLREKNLKVSDLVHALEQMESKDYIKNAQNVKNVINSENGLQRAVKYIENVLDER; this is translated from the coding sequence ATGAAGATTACAATCTTAACGTTAGGTAGTAGAGGCGACGTACAGCCGTATGTTGCGCTTGCTAAGGAACTTATTAAAAACCACCATGAAGTAGTCATTTGTACGGGTGCCACTTTTAAGGGTTTTATAGAAGAGAATGGGATTTCTTTTCACACAGCATCTGCTGATTTAATGGCAATTATGGAGAGCGAGGAAGGAAGTAGGGTATTTAACGGTGGAAGCTTTAATTTATTTAAAATGATGAAATTTTCAAAAGTGGTGATTACTCCAGCTTATAGAAGGAGCATGGATGACTTTTATCAGGCTTCACAAGAAGCGGAGTTGATTATTTATCACCCAAAAGCTCTTGGTGCTGTTGATATAGCTTTACATTACAATATTCCTTGTATTTGCTTACCACCTGTCCCAATTATGTACCCAACAACAGAATTTCCGAATTTCGCTGTATCACCAAATAAAAACTTAGGTCCTGTATTAAATAGATTGTCCTATAAAGTAGTGACATTAAGTGAGCTACCTTTTATAAAACAAATCAATGATTTTAGAGAAAAAACATTAAGGTTACCAAAGAGAAAAGCAGGACTTTACACTTATGAAATGAATGATACGCCGATTCCGATACTTTATCCAATTAGTCCCTTTCTTTTTAAAGAAGTAGACAGTTGGAAGGAACGCGTGTTTTTATCAGGCTTTTTCTTTTTAGATTTAGAAAAAGAAACACTATCTAATGAAATAGAAGAATTCCTAAAAAAAGACAAGAAGCCTATTGTGGTATCCTTTAGTTCTATGCCTTTAAAGAACCCATCAAGTTTTAAACAAAAATTGATTAAGGCGTTAAAGGAAACAGATAATCGAGCAATTGTGTTAACAGGAACAAGTGGTATGAAATTTAATCATGAGGAGGATATACTCGCGATTGAAAAAGCACCTCACCGCCTTCTTTTTAAACGTGCGAAAGGTATTATTCATCATGGCGGTGTTGGAACAATGTCTGAAGCTCTATTGAGTGGAGTACCACAGTTAATCATGCCGTTTACAGTGGATCAGCCGTTTTGGGCATATAAATTATATAAAAAAAGATATTCGATAAAGCCTTTGCGTGAAAAAAATCTCAAAGTGTCTGACTTAGTACATGCATTAGAACAAATGGAAAGTAAAGATTATATAAAAAACGCACAGAATGTAAAAAACGTAATTAATTCAGAAAATGGTTTACAAAGAGCAGTAAAATATATAGAAAACGTATTAGATGAAAGGTAA
- a CDS encoding TetR/AcrR family transcriptional regulator, with the protein MPKSTFFKLTEEKQKNLIDAAMYEFARSTFDEVKISNIIKLAKIPRSSFYDYFDDKEDLFRHLLSIIKEKKQSYMVPFLQKESSSFFESFHELLKAGALFAAKHPEYEKIAKKLYENKQLMQEILGEDQQSVVSIYEGLINSGIQSGELKPNLDAKFISECIYHLTANFVDGFKDNSGETVCDSINKKSEKLLSLLKDGIGDY; encoded by the coding sequence TTGCCGAAATCAACATTTTTTAAACTTACAGAGGAAAAACAAAAAAATCTAATAGATGCCGCTATGTATGAATTTGCTAGATCTACGTTTGACGAAGTCAAAATATCAAACATAATAAAGTTGGCAAAAATTCCACGAAGTAGTTTTTATGATTATTTTGATGATAAAGAGGATTTATTCCGACACCTTCTATCTATCATTAAAGAAAAGAAGCAAAGTTATATGGTTCCCTTCTTACAAAAAGAATCGTCCTCTTTTTTTGAGAGTTTTCACGAGCTACTTAAAGCAGGGGCATTGTTTGCAGCCAAGCATCCTGAATATGAAAAAATTGCAAAGAAATTATATGAAAATAAGCAGCTTATGCAAGAAATATTAGGAGAAGATCAACAAAGTGTTGTTAGTATATATGAAGGGCTTATTAATAGTGGTATACAATCTGGGGAGCTTAAGCCAAATCTTGATGCAAAATTTATTTCTGAATGTATTTATCATTTGACAGCGAATTTTGTGGATGGGTTTAAAGATAATAGCGGTGAGACAGTATGTGACTCCATTAATAAAAAATCAGAAAAATTACTTTCTTTATTGAAGGATGGTATTGGTGATTACTAA
- a CDS encoding peptide-methionine (S)-S-oxide reductase, whose translation MEVVYFAGGCLWGVQAFVKTLPGVKFTEAGRANGTSHTLEGDYDGYAECVKTGFDPKIVTIKELMGYLFEIVDPYSLNKQGQDVGEKYRTGVYSENPEHLKEAMAFLSERNDYDLIVVEVLPLTNYVRSAEEHQDRLAKCPNDYCHIPEEILSRYK comes from the coding sequence ATGGAAGTAGTATATTTTGCAGGTGGATGTTTATGGGGAGTACAAGCTTTTGTAAAAACTTTACCTGGAGTTAAGTTTACAGAAGCGGGAAGAGCTAATGGAACAAGCCATACACTTGAGGGTGATTATGATGGCTACGCCGAATGTGTAAAAACAGGATTTGATCCGAAGATTGTAACGATCAAGGAATTGATGGGATATTTATTTGAAATTGTTGATCCATACAGTTTGAATAAACAAGGGCAAGATGTTGGTGAGAAATACAGAACAGGAGTATATAGTGAAAACCCTGAACACTTAAAAGAGGCGATGGCGTTTCTTAGTGAGAGAAATGATTATGACCTTATAGTTGTTGAAGTATTACCTCTTACAAACTATGTGAGAAGTGCAGAAGAACATCAAGATAGGTTAGCTAAATGTCCCAATGATTATTGTCATATTCCAGAAGAAATATTAAGTAGATATAAGTAA
- a CDS encoding RNA polymerase alpha subunit C-terminal domain-containing protein codes for MTSDKNLRVCEEGHKYYKSSDCPSCPTCDKENKPESDFLSKLSSPARNALVHEGIDTLQKLSKYTEKEILKIHGIGPASIPTMRTSLEEGLSFKQ; via the coding sequence TTGACATCAGATAAAAATTTAAGGGTTTGTGAAGAAGGTCATAAGTATTACAAAAGCAGTGATTGTCCAAGTTGTCCTACCTGTGATAAAGAGAATAAACCTGAAAGTGACTTCCTATCGAAACTAAGTTCACCTGCAAGAAATGCCTTAGTTCACGAAGGGATTGATACTTTACAAAAACTCTCAAAGTACACCGAAAAAGAAATTTTGAAAATCCATGGTATTGGACCTGCTTCCATACCAACTATGAGAACTTCATTAGAAGAAGGGTTATCATTTAAACAATAA
- a CDS encoding amidohydrolase family protein, which yields MEIFDSHLHIINRKFPLYENQGYLPKPFTCEDYLEYVKDLNVVGGAVVSGSFQKFDQTYLEDALKILGKNFVGVTQLPYNTSDEEIIRLNDIGVKAIRFNVMRGGSEDVSYLESFSKRVYELVGWHTELYIDSKTLIEITPIIKELPAVSVDHLGLVNEGFSNLLSLVDKGVKVKATGFGRVDLDVKSALLSIHNVNPHALMFGTDLPSTRAKRPFQDSDIELIKSIFDEEQASKILYKNSFNWYFI from the coding sequence ATAGAAATTTTTGACTCGCATCTACATATTATTAATCGAAAATTTCCGTTGTATGAAAATCAAGGTTATTTACCGAAACCTTTCACTTGTGAGGATTATTTGGAATATGTAAAAGACTTGAACGTAGTTGGGGGAGCTGTCGTTTCAGGTTCTTTTCAAAAATTTGATCAAACTTATCTAGAAGATGCGTTAAAAATTTTGGGCAAAAATTTTGTTGGAGTAACTCAATTGCCTTACAATACCTCCGATGAGGAGATTATTCGTCTTAATGATATTGGTGTAAAGGCCATACGTTTTAATGTGATGCGTGGTGGATCTGAAGATGTATCATATTTAGAGTCCTTTTCTAAAAGAGTGTATGAATTAGTAGGATGGCATACTGAGTTATACATTGATTCAAAAACCCTAATAGAAATTACCCCAATTATAAAGGAGCTTCCTGCAGTTTCCGTTGATCATCTTGGATTAGTTAATGAGGGATTTAGTAATTTACTATCTTTAGTTGATAAAGGTGTAAAAGTAAAGGCAACTGGTTTTGGACGAGTTGATTTAGATGTAAAGAGTGCTTTGTTATCAATTCATAATGTTAATCCTCATGCGCTAATGTTTGGAACGGATTTACCTTCTACAAGAGCGAAGAGACCTTTTCAAGATTCGGATATAGAGCTAATAAAATCTATTTTTGACGAGGAACAAGCAAGTAAAATTTTATATAAAAATTCTTTCAATTGGTATTTTATATAA
- a CDS encoding acyl-CoA dehydrogenase, which yields MELRLNEEQQMMKKMVREFSNEIIKKAVVEMEESDEFPLETIRKMGELGLMGIPIPQKYGGTEMDFISYILAINEISKVSATIGEIVSVHTSVGTNPILYFGTDEQKNKYIPKLASGKFIGAFALTEPSAGSDAANIRTTAERKGNKYIVNGSKMFISGAGAADIYITFVVTDPTKGKKGISTLIIDKDTPGFFIGKKERKMGLHGSNTCELFFENAEVPVENLLGAEGEGLKIALGNLDVGRIGIAAQSLGIAEAALEAAIQYAKERKQFGKPISAQQGLSFKLANMATKVEAAKLLVYQAADLRNKGIPCSKEASMAKCFASDTAMYVTTEAIQVFGGYGYTKEYPVERYFRDAKVTQIYEGTNEIQRLVISKHLLSI from the coding sequence ATGGAGTTAAGATTAAATGAAGAACAGCAAATGATGAAAAAAATGGTAAGAGAATTTTCGAATGAGATCATAAAAAAAGCTGTAGTTGAGATGGAAGAATCAGATGAATTTCCGCTTGAAACGATTCGGAAAATGGGGGAATTAGGTTTAATGGGCATACCAATTCCACAAAAATATGGTGGAACGGAAATGGATTTTATTTCGTATATTCTAGCCATTAATGAAATATCAAAAGTAAGTGCAACCATAGGAGAAATTGTTTCAGTTCATACTTCTGTAGGGACAAATCCTATCTTATATTTTGGAACAGACGAACAAAAAAATAAATATATTCCCAAATTAGCATCTGGGAAATTTATTGGTGCCTTTGCTCTAACTGAGCCGAGTGCGGGTTCAGATGCTGCAAACATTCGTACTACTGCAGAAAGGAAGGGAAATAAATATATTGTCAATGGTTCAAAAATGTTTATTAGTGGTGCGGGTGCAGCAGATATTTATATTACCTTTGTAGTTACTGACCCTACAAAAGGTAAAAAGGGAATTTCCACTTTAATTATTGATAAAGATACTCCAGGTTTTTTTATAGGGAAAAAAGAAAGAAAAATGGGATTACATGGGTCAAATACATGTGAATTATTCTTTGAAAATGCAGAAGTGCCAGTTGAAAATCTACTTGGAGCAGAGGGAGAAGGTCTTAAAATTGCATTAGGTAATTTAGATGTTGGGAGAATAGGTATTGCCGCGCAATCACTTGGTATAGCAGAGGCTGCTTTAGAGGCTGCTATACAATATGCAAAAGAGAGAAAACAATTTGGTAAACCGATTTCTGCTCAACAAGGATTATCATTTAAACTTGCGAACATGGCGACTAAAGTGGAGGCAGCCAAATTATTAGTCTATCAAGCAGCTGACCTTAGAAATAAAGGAATTCCTTGTAGTAAAGAAGCCTCTATGGCTAAGTGTTTTGCATCGGACACTGCCATGTATGTGACAACAGAGGCAATTCAGGTATTTGGTGGCTATGGGTATACAAAAGAATACCCAGTAGAACGATATTTTCGAGATGCCAAAGTAACACAAATTTATGAAGGAACAAATGAAATACAAAGATTGGTTATTTCAAAACACCTTCTGTCCATATAA